One Nerophis ophidion isolate RoL-2023_Sa linkage group LG23, RoL_Noph_v1.0, whole genome shotgun sequence genomic window carries:
- the LOC133541731 gene encoding uncharacterized protein LOC133541731, giving the protein MVGTIRKNRSELPPQLLTSKNRRVKSSKFVYTADTSRVSFVSKKGKNVVLMCTLHGEGRICDQEHHKPEIIMDYNATKGGVDNMDKLVTAYSCKRRTLRWPLVIFFDMLDISAYNSFVIWMALNPEWKRVKLQKRRPFLEDLGMALVRPQMERRNPIPRTPASAAMVRRIQEENAGGLSAEPEQQEEVCGPKMERKTTRISATHTHTVKLCPSSVV; this is encoded by the exons ATGGTGGGAACAATAAGGAAAAACAGGTCAGAGCTCCCACCTCAACTGCTGACTTCAAAGAACAGGCGTGTCAAGTCTTCCAAGTTTGTATACACGGCTGACACATCCCGGGTATCCTTTGTGTCGAAGAAAGGCAAGAATGTGGTGCTCATGTGTACACTGCACGGGGAAGGAAGAATCTGTGACCAGGAACATCACAAACCAGAGATCATCATGGATTATAACGCCACAAAAGGAGGGGTAGACAACATGGACAAGCTGGTGACGGCCTACAGCTGCAAACGGAGGACTTTACGCTGGCCACTGGTGATATTCTTTGACATGTTGGACATATCAGCGTACAACTCCTTTGTCATTTGGATGGCACTGAACCCAGAGTGGAAACGAGTGAAGCTCCAGAAAAGACGGCCCTTTCTTGAGGATCTGGGAATGGCATTGGTGAGACCACAAATGGAGAGAAGAAATCCTATCCCCAGAACCCCAGCCTCTGCAGCCATGGTGAGGAGGATTCAGGAGGAGAATGCTGGTGGCCTGTCTGCAGAGCCTGAA CAACAAGAAGAAGTGTGCGGACCCAAGATGGAGAGGAAAACAACACGTatatctgcaacacacacacacacagtaaagctCTGCCCCTCAAGTGTTGTATAG